In Qipengyuania psychrotolerans, one DNA window encodes the following:
- the argJ gene encoding bifunctional glutamate N-acetyltransferase/amino-acid acetyltransferase ArgJ — translation MDIAPSPLARPFPEMPPIDGAILRVARAHYKTWDRADLTYAELAPGTTVAGVFTTSACASSEVELGREQVKLGSARALIVNAGNSNAFTGFRGREAVEQIMAQVATALGCEPSEVLVSSTGVIGVPLPKDKARDGVAAVLEAQPCSWDEAASAIGTTDTFTKGAHAAAMLGDKRAELCGFIKGSGMIAPDMATMLGYIFTDAAVEAAFLQEMLAKANAQTFSCITVDGDTSTSDTVLAFATGKAGNPPIASWDDAGADAFYAALLAVCRELAQLVVRDGEGAQKFIEIAVTGADNNASAQRVGMSIANSPLVKTAIAGGDANWGRVVMAVGKAGEPADRDKLSIGFGGVWAARDGQPLADYDEAPVARHLEGQEIRIDVDLGIGDGRATVWTCDLTHGYISINADYRS, via the coding sequence ATGGACATTGCCCCTTCACCGCTTGCCCGCCCGTTTCCGGAAATGCCCCCCATCGACGGCGCAATCTTGCGCGTCGCACGGGCGCACTACAAAACATGGGACCGCGCCGACCTCACCTATGCCGAACTGGCACCGGGTACTACGGTGGCCGGAGTTTTCACGACTAGCGCCTGCGCATCCAGCGAAGTCGAACTGGGCCGCGAGCAGGTCAAACTGGGCAGTGCCAGGGCGTTGATCGTCAATGCAGGCAATTCCAATGCCTTCACCGGCTTCCGAGGGCGCGAAGCGGTCGAGCAAATCATGGCACAGGTGGCCACCGCGCTTGGCTGCGAGCCTAGCGAAGTGCTCGTCTCTTCGACCGGGGTTATCGGAGTGCCCCTCCCCAAGGACAAGGCACGCGACGGCGTAGCTGCCGTTCTGGAAGCACAGCCTTGCAGCTGGGATGAAGCGGCCAGCGCCATTGGCACGACGGATACTTTCACCAAGGGCGCTCATGCAGCGGCGATGCTGGGCGACAAGCGCGCCGAGCTATGCGGGTTCATCAAGGGCAGCGGCATGATCGCACCCGATATGGCGACCATGCTGGGATACATCTTCACCGATGCAGCAGTCGAAGCCGCATTCCTGCAGGAAATGCTGGCCAAGGCGAATGCACAGACGTTCTCCTGTATCACTGTGGATGGCGACACTTCGACCAGCGATACCGTCCTAGCATTCGCAACAGGCAAGGCTGGCAATCCTCCGATTGCCTCATGGGACGATGCGGGTGCGGATGCCTTTTATGCCGCACTCCTCGCGGTCTGCCGCGAACTTGCGCAGCTTGTCGTGCGGGACGGCGAAGGCGCACAGAAGTTTATCGAGATCGCGGTTACGGGTGCCGACAACAACGCCAGCGCACAGCGCGTTGGCATGTCGATTGCCAATTCTCCCCTGGTCAAAACGGCGATCGCTGGCGGTGATGCGAATTGGGGCCGCGTGGTCATGGCGGTGGGCAAGGCAGGCGAGCCAGCAGACCGGGACAAGCTTTCTATCGGATTTGGCGGGGTCTGGGCAGCCAGGGACGGTCAGCCTCTGGCAGATTATGACGAGGCACCGGTCGCGCGCCATCTCGAGGGGCAGGAGATCCGCATCGATGTCGATCTGGGCATTGGCGATGGCCGCGCCACGGTATGGACCTGCGATCTCACGCATGGCTACATCTCGATCAACGCGGATTACCGGTCTTGA
- the secA gene encoding preprotein translocase subunit SecA, translating into MFKTVAKSLFGSSNDRYVKSIGKIVNEVNALEPQIKDLSDDELRAQTDKFRAMLQDGSTLDDILPEAFATVREASVRVLGMRHFDVQMVGGVVLHRGEIAEMRTGEGKTLVATLATYLNAIEGKGVHVITVNDYLASRDAEWMGRLHQFLGLTIGVIVPNLSEMERRDAYGADITYGTNNEFGFDYLRDNMKHERGQMVQRPFNFAVIDEVDSILIDEARTPLIISGPTEDKSDLYASIDAIVKDLDAEWYDADEKTKNITWTEEGTDAIEEKLKQAGLLETDNLYDVENTQVVHHLDQALKANIMFKKDTDYIVKDEKVVIIDEFTGRMMDGRRWSNGLHQAVEAKEGVKIEPENQTLASITFQNYFRMYPKLSGMTGTAATEAAEFWDIYKMNVVEIPTNVPVERIDEDDEFYKNTLDKFAAIAKAIKEKHDNGQPVLVGTVSIEKSELLSQFLEKEGVVHEVLNARQHEREAHIVAQAGRPGAVTIATNMAGRGTDIQLGGNVEFRVEEELAEMPEGPERDAAIARIKEEVAEERKKVLESGGLFVLGTERHESRRIDNQLRGRAGRQGDPGLSRFYLCLEDDLLRIFGPDTLFSRMMNSNLEDGEAIGSKWLSKAIETAQKKVEARNYEIRKQVVQYDDVMNDQRKVIYEQRSEIMDSEAVDDVVVDMRHDAINAIVSEHCPPGSYPEQWDIEGLKTRLDETFGMTFPYEEWLQEDQIEPELIEERIVAEADARMEQKIAKADAGLWRRIEKSLLLQELDHQWKEHLSTLDALRQVVWLRAHAQKQPINEYKQEAFALFERMLEGLRVDVTAKLLRIELAEPAPLPKVELPELPDFLTGHIDPLTGIDNSDDGDGSAERAELFGSLAGSPRAAASPGGAGAGENPFAGMEISRNAPCPCGSGSKYKHCHGSVSAKA; encoded by the coding sequence ATGTTCAAGACTGTCGCCAAGTCGCTTTTCGGCTCATCCAACGATCGTTACGTCAAGTCGATCGGCAAAATCGTCAATGAAGTCAATGCGCTGGAGCCGCAAATTAAGGACCTTTCGGATGATGAACTGAGGGCGCAGACTGACAAGTTTCGCGCCATGCTCCAGGATGGCAGCACTCTGGACGATATCCTGCCCGAAGCATTTGCCACCGTACGCGAAGCGTCGGTCCGGGTTCTCGGGATGCGGCATTTCGATGTGCAGATGGTCGGGGGCGTTGTCCTCCATCGCGGCGAGATCGCCGAAATGCGCACCGGCGAAGGCAAGACGCTGGTTGCGACACTGGCAACCTATCTCAACGCTATCGAGGGCAAGGGTGTCCACGTAATCACCGTCAACGATTACCTCGCCAGCCGCGATGCCGAGTGGATGGGGCGTCTCCACCAGTTCCTGGGCCTGACCATTGGCGTGATCGTGCCGAACCTGAGCGAGATGGAACGCCGCGATGCCTATGGCGCCGACATCACTTACGGTACGAACAACGAATTCGGTTTCGATTACCTGCGTGACAACATGAAGCACGAGCGCGGCCAGATGGTGCAGCGTCCGTTCAATTTCGCGGTAATCGACGAAGTCGATTCCATCCTCATCGACGAAGCGCGGACCCCGCTGATCATTTCCGGTCCGACCGAAGACAAGTCGGACCTTTATGCCTCGATCGACGCGATCGTGAAGGATCTCGACGCGGAATGGTATGATGCCGACGAGAAAACCAAGAACATCACTTGGACTGAAGAGGGCACTGACGCGATCGAGGAAAAGCTGAAGCAAGCCGGCCTCCTCGAGACCGACAACCTCTACGATGTCGAGAACACGCAGGTCGTCCATCATCTTGACCAGGCTCTCAAGGCCAACATCATGTTCAAGAAGGATACGGACTACATCGTGAAGGACGAAAAAGTCGTCATCATCGATGAGTTTACCGGGCGCATGATGGACGGACGCCGCTGGTCCAACGGTCTGCATCAGGCAGTCGAAGCCAAGGAAGGCGTGAAGATCGAGCCGGAGAACCAGACGCTGGCCTCGATCACTTTCCAGAACTATTTCCGCATGTATCCCAAATTGTCCGGCATGACCGGTACAGCGGCCACGGAAGCGGCAGAATTCTGGGACATCTACAAGATGAACGTGGTCGAGATCCCGACCAATGTTCCCGTCGAACGCATCGACGAAGACGATGAATTCTACAAGAACACGCTCGACAAGTTTGCCGCCATCGCCAAGGCGATCAAGGAGAAGCACGACAACGGCCAGCCGGTGCTGGTCGGTACGGTCTCGATCGAAAAGTCGGAACTCTTGAGCCAGTTCCTCGAAAAGGAAGGCGTTGTCCACGAAGTGCTCAACGCGCGCCAGCACGAGCGTGAAGCGCACATCGTGGCGCAGGCAGGCCGTCCCGGTGCAGTCACCATCGCCACAAACATGGCGGGCCGGGGTACTGACATCCAGTTGGGCGGCAACGTCGAATTCCGCGTCGAAGAAGAACTCGCCGAGATGCCCGAAGGGCCAGAGCGTGACGCTGCTATCGCCAGGATCAAGGAAGAGGTCGCCGAAGAGCGCAAGAAAGTGCTCGAATCTGGCGGCCTGTTCGTACTTGGTACCGAGCGCCACGAAAGCCGCCGGATCGATAACCAGCTGCGCGGCCGCGCCGGCCGTCAGGGTGACCCGGGCCTGTCGCGCTTCTACCTCTGTCTCGAAGACGATCTTCTCCGCATCTTCGGCCCCGACACGCTGTTCTCACGCATGATGAACTCGAACCTGGAAGACGGTGAAGCCATCGGCTCCAAGTGGCTGTCAAAAGCCATCGAGACCGCCCAGAAGAAGGTCGAGGCGCGCAACTACGAAATCCGCAAACAGGTCGTCCAATACGATGACGTGATGAACGACCAGCGCAAGGTCATCTACGAACAGCGCTCGGAAATCATGGATAGCGAGGCCGTGGACGATGTGGTCGTCGATATGCGCCATGACGCCATCAATGCCATCGTCTCCGAACATTGCCCGCCGGGATCCTACCCCGAACAATGGGACATCGAAGGACTGAAGACGCGCCTCGACGAAACCTTCGGCATGACGTTCCCCTATGAGGAATGGCTGCAGGAAGACCAGATCGAGCCTGAACTGATCGAAGAACGGATCGTCGCCGAGGCCGACGCCCGTATGGAGCAGAAGATCGCCAAGGCTGACGCTGGCCTATGGCGCCGTATCGAGAAGAGCCTGCTGCTGCAGGAACTCGACCACCAGTGGAAGGAACACCTCTCCACCCTCGATGCGTTGCGTCAGGTGGTATGGCTCCGCGCCCATGCGCAGAAGCAGCCGATCAACGAATACAAGCAGGAGGCATTCGCCTTGTTCGAACGCATGCTCGAAGGTCTGCGCGTGGACGTGACCGCCAAGCTGCTGCGTATCGAATTGGCAGAACCCGCTCCGCTGCCCAAAGTCGAACTTCCGGAACTGCCGGACTTCCTGACCGGCCATATCGATCCACTTACCGGCATCGATAATTCCGACGACGGTGACGGTTCGGCGGAGCGAGCAGAACTTTTCGGATCGCTCGCGGGTAGCCCCCGCGCGGCCGCTAGTCCGGGCGGGGCGGGTGCGGGCGAAAACCCGTTTGCCGGCATGGAAATCAGCCGTAATGCGCCGTGTCCGTGCGGTTCAGGCAGTAAATACAAGCACTGCCACGGCTCGGTCAGCGCCAAGGCCTGA
- a CDS encoding GNAT family N-acetyltransferase, with translation MRAEDVELGSELTPSRQEEWRTFGDITADAFRNDPFNLWLFRKFAGIKALFRHQARRIYLPRGFAYRLGDEGACMWAMPGTDTQFTFADYAIFAVPTLLTCGPGAVSRAIATGEAMEQAHPNFPHAYLFSIGVRQASQGKGMGRKLIQPVLNACDRANMPAYLENSNPANAGFYASCGFEQTGEIKPTDDAPPLIPMVRQPRRL, from the coding sequence ATGCGAGCGGAAGATGTCGAGCTTGGGAGCGAACTCACTCCTTCGCGGCAGGAAGAGTGGCGGACCTTCGGCGATATTACTGCGGATGCCTTCCGCAACGATCCCTTCAATCTGTGGCTGTTTCGCAAGTTTGCCGGGATCAAGGCCCTGTTCCGTCACCAAGCCCGCCGGATATATCTCCCGCGCGGCTTCGCGTACCGTCTGGGGGACGAAGGGGCCTGCATGTGGGCGATGCCCGGCACCGATACGCAGTTCACCTTCGCCGATTACGCGATATTTGCCGTGCCAACATTGCTGACCTGCGGACCCGGTGCAGTCTCGCGCGCAATCGCGACGGGCGAAGCGATGGAACAGGCACACCCCAACTTCCCGCACGCTTACCTCTTCAGCATCGGAGTGCGGCAAGCAAGTCAGGGCAAGGGAATGGGGCGCAAGCTGATCCAGCCAGTGCTAAATGCGTGCGACCGCGCCAATATGCCTGCCTATCTTGAGAATTCGAACCCGGCCAATGCCGGCTTCTACGCCAGCTGCGGGTTCGAGCAGACTGGCGAAATCAAGCCGACCGATGACGCGCCGCCGTTGATACCGATGGTACGCCAGCCCCGCCGCCTCTGA
- a CDS encoding sulfite exporter TauE/SafE family protein, producing MAALLIAFFITALLYASVGFGGGSTYNALLALSGVDYRILPLIALACNIVVVAGSTVRFGRAGVTPWRGAFTLTAIAAPAAFLGGLTPVGESTFLLLLGGALVLTALTMLLPVRGEGGEPSRLAKFAPFVAAPLGFLAGIVGIGGGIFLAPLLHLVRWNSARAIAATASLFILVNSLFGLAGQILKGGEGRFAAAIEIGLPLLVCVAIAGQIGSLLALKYLPQRWIRWGTAALTAWVGARLLTGM from the coding sequence ATGGCTGCGCTCCTGATCGCTTTCTTCATCACGGCGCTGCTTTATGCGAGTGTCGGTTTTGGCGGCGGTTCAACTTACAATGCCTTGCTGGCCCTGTCCGGAGTGGATTACCGCATCCTCCCGCTGATCGCGTTGGCGTGCAACATCGTCGTTGTCGCGGGAAGTACCGTTCGATTTGGCCGTGCCGGGGTCACACCTTGGCGCGGAGCGTTCACGCTGACAGCCATTGCTGCGCCGGCTGCATTTCTCGGCGGCCTGACACCTGTCGGAGAAAGCACCTTCCTGCTGCTGCTCGGTGGGGCTTTGGTGCTGACAGCGCTCACCATGCTCCTGCCCGTGCGCGGCGAGGGGGGTGAACCTTCGCGCCTCGCGAAATTCGCGCCGTTCGTGGCTGCTCCGCTGGGATTCCTCGCCGGGATAGTCGGCATTGGCGGAGGCATCTTCCTGGCCCCGTTGCTCCATCTCGTGCGCTGGAATTCAGCGCGAGCGATTGCGGCGACGGCGAGCCTGTTCATTCTCGTCAATTCGCTGTTCGGCCTTGCGGGCCAGATCCTCAAGGGAGGAGAAGGGCGCTTCGCCGCGGCGATCGAGATCGGCCTGCCGTTGCTGGTTTGCGTAGCGATCGCCGGACAGATCGGCAGCCTGCTGGCACTTAAATACCTGCCGCAGCGCTGGATACGCTGGGGCACGGCGGCACTCACCGCGTGGGTGGGCGCGCGCCTACTTACCGGAATGTAA
- a CDS encoding NAD kinase yields the protein MGEFSRLALLVSDSERAHQAAEEVFRPLADWVPLEEADAAVVLGGDGFMLQSLHSMLDADRIIPAYGVNLGTVGFLMNRNRQPEKLLARIARAKELHISPLTMEAVTQDGHTQRFCAINEVSLLRETRQTAKIEVSVDNKVRIKELVCDGVLLSTPAGSTAYNLSADGPILPLDSQLFALTPISAFRPRRWKGAILPDRSCVTFRVLESEKRPVAVVADQRELRDVAEVRLEIARDKALTLLFDPGHTLDERIVAEQFQV from the coding sequence ATGGGCGAATTTAGCCGACTGGCACTGCTGGTCTCGGATTCCGAACGGGCTCACCAAGCCGCGGAGGAGGTCTTTCGCCCCCTGGCCGACTGGGTGCCGCTGGAAGAAGCAGACGCTGCGGTCGTCTTGGGCGGCGATGGCTTTATGCTGCAAAGCCTGCATTCCATGCTCGATGCGGACCGGATCATTCCGGCCTACGGCGTGAATTTGGGCACCGTAGGCTTCCTGATGAACCGCAATCGCCAGCCCGAAAAGCTGCTTGCGCGCATTGCCCGCGCCAAGGAACTCCACATCAGCCCGCTGACGATGGAAGCGGTAACGCAGGACGGCCACACGCAAAGATTCTGCGCGATCAATGAAGTGTCGTTGCTGCGTGAAACCCGGCAGACAGCCAAGATCGAAGTATCGGTCGACAACAAGGTCCGGATCAAGGAACTGGTCTGCGATGGTGTCCTGCTGTCGACCCCTGCCGGATCGACGGCCTACAATTTGTCTGCGGACGGGCCGATCCTTCCGCTGGATTCGCAGCTGTTCGCGCTCACCCCGATTTCCGCCTTCCGCCCGCGCCGGTGGAAGGGAGCCATCCTACCGGACCGCAGCTGTGTGACCTTCCGTGTCCTCGAATCCGAAAAACGTCCGGTCGCAGTCGTTGCCGATCAACGCGAACTGAGAGACGTGGCAGAGGTTAGGCTGGAAATCGCCCGCGACAAGGCGCTCACCCTCCTGTTCGACCCGGGCCACACCCTGGATGAGCGCATTGTCGCGGAGCAATTCCAGGTCTGA
- a CDS encoding bifunctional diguanylate cyclase/phosphodiesterase — MDETKDILTGLADPAQLRRTVAQWQNDWPGREGTCPIHAMLVTIGRIDTVNVAFGESAGDVALVEIAQRIGHFAADELESGVWLAARLNGGNFMLLAREECSRERWQWLAEALADAIACPIANPEGGANLRLWPRLALMRASENDDADTMLDRLSDVAARTRQAAGSRIAWSSGIIAAGKRSNHELEADLLAAIDRDEIEILYQPQYSLEDDRLIGAEALARWHHPVVGRMGAASLFQIAERADHVAHLSRHIAQRALEGAMHWPGDLRLSLNITPADLAVENFALEFARLSERIGFPMDRVTLEIVEQVLLGDLDRVSSVLDQLKMLDCRVALDDFGAGFCNFRYLKVLPLDCIKLDRSMVEGVIDDERDQAVFRAIMGMARALGLSVLVEGVESAEQRDFCAAEGCEYYQGFLRSKPMQAADFLSLVQA, encoded by the coding sequence ATGGACGAAACCAAAGACATTCTGACCGGCTTGGCCGACCCGGCGCAATTGCGCCGAACGGTTGCGCAGTGGCAGAATGACTGGCCGGGACGCGAGGGTACTTGCCCCATTCACGCAATGCTTGTGACGATTGGCCGGATCGACACCGTAAACGTGGCATTCGGCGAAAGTGCTGGCGACGTGGCCTTGGTCGAAATTGCCCAGCGCATCGGTCATTTTGCCGCCGACGAACTTGAGAGCGGTGTGTGGCTAGCCGCACGCCTCAACGGCGGTAACTTCATGTTGCTGGCGCGCGAGGAATGCAGCCGGGAGCGCTGGCAATGGCTGGCTGAGGCCTTGGCGGATGCGATTGCGTGCCCGATTGCCAATCCTGAAGGCGGCGCGAACCTGCGCCTGTGGCCGCGCCTTGCCTTGATGCGGGCGAGCGAGAACGACGATGCCGACACGATGCTTGACCGGCTGTCCGACGTCGCGGCACGCACCCGGCAGGCGGCAGGATCCCGTATCGCCTGGTCGAGCGGCATCATCGCCGCCGGGAAACGGTCCAATCACGAGCTGGAGGCCGATCTGCTCGCCGCGATTGACCGCGACGAAATCGAAATACTCTACCAGCCGCAATATTCTCTCGAGGATGACCGGCTGATCGGGGCGGAGGCGCTGGCGCGCTGGCATCATCCGGTGGTTGGCCGCATGGGTGCCGCTTCGTTGTTCCAGATCGCCGAACGGGCGGATCATGTCGCGCATTTGTCCCGCCATATCGCACAGCGGGCACTGGAAGGCGCGATGCACTGGCCCGGCGATCTGCGGCTCTCTCTCAACATTACGCCAGCCGACCTCGCCGTCGAAAACTTCGCGCTGGAGTTTGCCCGATTGTCCGAGCGTATCGGCTTCCCGATGGACCGGGTTACGTTGGAAATCGTGGAGCAGGTCCTGCTAGGCGATCTCGACCGGGTCAGCAGCGTCCTCGACCAGCTCAAGATGCTCGATTGCCGCGTCGCACTCGATGATTTCGGCGCGGGCTTCTGCAATTTTCGCTATCTGAAGGTGCTGCCGCTCGACTGCATCAAGCTGGACCGTTCGATGGTCGAAGGCGTCATTGATGACGAACGCGACCAGGCGGTTTTTCGCGCTATTATGGGTATGGCCCGTGCGCTTGGGCTAAGCGTCTTGGTGGAAGGCGTGGAATCGGCCGAGCAACGCGATTTCTGCGCCGCGGAAGGGTGCGAGTACTACCAAGGCTTCCTGCGGTCAAAGCCGATGCAGGCGGCGGATTTCCTTAGTCTCGTCCAAGCCTAG
- the mfd gene encoding transcription-repair coupling factor, whose amino-acid sequence MPDLSRILKASQPLTLAQVARGAQPMVMADLARASTGRAVFIAPDDAAMRAITDAAHFFAPELEVIEFPAWDSLPYDRASPALSISAKRLAALHRLQTGKAKAQLVVTTANAVLQRVLTPFRIRESVREFKPGTEIGRESLAALLQRQGYSRTDTVIDKGEYAIRGSIVDVFPSGMDEALRLDFFGDELESLRSFDPNTQMSTGRLQSHLLLPASEALLDEDSIKRFRSRYREMFGANATQDPLYEAVSEGRRLAGMEHWLPLFEERLTTIFDHLGDDDLVVIDQASLAAAEERIGDVSDYYEQRTATTGQAKGNYRPLKPDTLFLTETEFKSALAKAPAHRATPFDEPESDTVIAFGFRSGRDFAPERARGDNVYPVLADHLKALGKSGKRPLLAAYSAGSRARIASILEEAGQPVALADTWQEALGLSAKGKPAAMVLPLEASFANDEMELLTEQDILGDRLVRRKKKRKDADAFLAELQALSVGDLIVHTEHGIGKYLGLEPIAVGKSKHDCVQLEYRGGDKLFIPVENIDVLSRYGSSEDLVQLDRLGGEAWQKRRARLKERIREIAGELTLVAAQRALKKAPVLEVEEGPYNQFLDRFPWEETDDQERAIADVLSDLESGKPMDRLVCGDVGFGKTEVALRAAFVAAMNGQQVAVVAPTTLLARQHFQNFSERFHGFPLKIGRLSRLVSSKEMKETREGLEKGDIDIVVGTHAILSKNTKFKDLGLVIVDEEQRFGVTHKEKLKQLRADVHMLTLTATPIPRTLQMAMTGLRELSTIQTPPVDRLAVRTYVMEWDDMVMREALLREHHRGGQSFIVVPRISDMEAVSDWLHEHVPEVKFIAAHGQMSAGEIEERMSAFYEGKYEVLLATTIVESGLDLPSANTIIIHRADIFGLAQLYQLRGRVGRAKLRAYAYLTYEKDTQLSEVAEKRLKVLGDLDSLGAGFQLASHDLDIRGAGNLLGDEQSGHIREVGFELYQSMLEDAILAAKAGELGLEPRRETVSPQITVDAPIMVPEEYVPDLAVRMALYRRLNDAENQGEIEALAAEMIDRFGPLPSATENLIRLIQIKLQAIEANIAKIDVGAAGTLVTFHQDDFADGPGLIAYVDRLKGTAKLRPDMKLVISRAWNSPESRLNGLFQLTKGLSSIARKAKKRDAA is encoded by the coding sequence ATGCCCGATCTCTCCCGTATCCTCAAAGCAAGCCAGCCGCTGACGCTGGCACAAGTCGCCCGCGGCGCCCAGCCGATGGTCATGGCGGACCTCGCGCGCGCCAGCACCGGACGCGCGGTTTTCATCGCGCCGGACGATGCGGCCATGCGCGCAATCACCGACGCCGCGCATTTTTTCGCGCCCGAGCTGGAGGTCATCGAATTTCCGGCATGGGATTCGCTTCCCTATGACCGCGCAAGTCCGGCCCTGTCTATCAGTGCAAAACGCCTCGCTGCGCTGCACCGCCTCCAGACCGGCAAAGCCAAGGCGCAGTTGGTCGTTACCACGGCCAACGCCGTCCTTCAGCGCGTCCTCACACCATTCCGAATTCGCGAAAGCGTGCGCGAATTCAAACCCGGAACCGAGATTGGGCGCGAAAGCCTTGCGGCACTGCTCCAGCGGCAGGGCTACAGCCGAACCGATACCGTGATCGACAAGGGTGAATATGCCATCCGCGGCTCGATCGTGGACGTATTCCCGAGCGGTATGGACGAGGCGCTGCGGCTCGACTTCTTTGGCGACGAGCTGGAGAGCCTGCGCAGTTTCGATCCCAACACCCAGATGAGCACCGGGCGGCTGCAATCACACCTGCTCCTGCCCGCCAGCGAAGCGCTGCTGGACGAAGATAGCATCAAGCGTTTCCGCAGCCGATACCGCGAAATGTTCGGCGCGAACGCGACGCAGGACCCGCTGTACGAAGCAGTCAGCGAAGGGCGCAGACTGGCAGGGATGGAACATTGGCTTCCCCTGTTCGAGGAGCGTCTGACCACGATTTTCGATCATCTTGGCGATGATGATCTCGTGGTCATCGACCAGGCATCGCTCGCTGCGGCGGAAGAGCGTATCGGTGATGTGTCCGATTATTACGAACAGCGCACGGCAACCACCGGTCAGGCCAAGGGCAATTACCGCCCGCTCAAGCCCGACACGCTGTTCCTGACGGAAACCGAATTCAAATCCGCGCTCGCAAAAGCCCCTGCGCACCGCGCGACACCGTTTGACGAGCCGGAGAGCGATACCGTCATCGCCTTCGGTTTTCGTTCCGGCCGCGATTTCGCCCCCGAGCGTGCGCGCGGCGACAATGTCTACCCGGTGCTTGCCGATCACCTCAAGGCGCTGGGTAAATCGGGCAAACGTCCACTGCTGGCAGCCTATTCCGCCGGCAGCCGCGCCCGTATCGCATCGATTCTCGAGGAAGCTGGCCAACCAGTCGCGCTGGCCGATACCTGGCAGGAAGCGCTCGGCCTGTCTGCCAAGGGCAAACCGGCGGCCATGGTGCTGCCGCTCGAAGCCAGTTTCGCCAATGACGAGATGGAGCTGCTCACCGAGCAGGATATCCTTGGCGACCGGCTCGTCCGCCGCAAGAAAAAGCGCAAGGATGCCGACGCTTTCCTTGCCGAGTTGCAGGCGCTCAGCGTTGGCGATCTGATCGTCCATACCGAACACGGCATTGGCAAATACCTCGGCCTGGAACCCATCGCGGTAGGCAAGTCGAAGCATGACTGCGTGCAGCTTGAATATCGCGGCGGCGACAAGCTGTTTATCCCTGTCGAAAATATCGACGTTCTCAGCCGCTATGGCTCATCGGAAGACTTGGTCCAGCTGGACCGGCTCGGCGGCGAAGCATGGCAGAAGCGCCGCGCTCGCCTGAAGGAACGCATCCGCGAAATCGCGGGCGAACTGACGCTGGTGGCCGCGCAGCGCGCGCTCAAGAAAGCGCCCGTGCTGGAGGTTGAGGAAGGCCCGTACAACCAGTTCCTCGACCGCTTCCCTTGGGAAGAAACCGACGATCAGGAACGCGCCATTGCCGATGTCCTGTCCGATCTGGAAAGCGGCAAACCGATGGACCGCCTCGTCTGCGGCGACGTCGGCTTCGGCAAGACCGAAGTGGCTCTGCGAGCGGCGTTTGTCGCGGCCATGAACGGCCAGCAAGTCGCGGTTGTCGCGCCGACTACCTTGCTCGCTCGCCAGCATTTCCAGAACTTCAGCGAACGCTTTCACGGGTTCCCCCTGAAGATCGGGCGTCTGTCGCGCCTCGTCTCGAGCAAGGAGATGAAGGAAACGCGCGAAGGCCTTGAGAAAGGCGATATCGACATCGTCGTCGGTACCCATGCAATCCTTTCGAAGAACACCAAGTTCAAGGACCTTGGCCTGGTCATTGTCGACGAGGAACAGCGCTTCGGCGTCACGCATAAGGAAAAGCTGAAACAGCTGCGCGCCGATGTGCATATGCTGACGCTGACCGCCACGCCCATCCCGCGCACATTGCAGATGGCGATGACTGGCCTGCGCGAACTATCGACCATCCAGACCCCGCCTGTCGACCGGCTCGCCGTGCGGACTTATGTCATGGAGTGGGACGATATGGTGATGCGCGAAGCACTGCTGCGCGAACACCACCGCGGCGGGCAAAGCTTCATCGTCGTGCCGCGCATTTCCGATATGGAAGCGGTGTCTGACTGGCTCCACGAACACGTGCCCGAGGTGAAGTTCATTGCAGCCCACGGCCAGATGTCCGCCGGCGAAATCGAAGAACGCATGAGCGCGTTCTACGAAGGCAAATACGAGGTCTTGCTGGCCACGACCATCGTCGAGAGCGGGCTCGACCTTCCAAGCGCGAATACGATTATCATCCACCGTGCCGACATCTTCGGCCTTGCCCAGCTGTACCAGCTGCGCGGACGGGTCGGCCGCGCCAAGCTGCGCGCCTATGCCTACCTCACCTACGAAAAAGACACCCAGCTGTCCGAGGTCGCGGAAAAGCGCCTTAAGGTGCTCGGCGACCTCGATAGTCTTGGAGCAGGCTTCCAGCTCGCCAGCCACGATCTCGATATTCGCGGTGCAGGTAACCTCTTGGGCGACGAGCAATCTGGCCATATCCGCGAAGTTGGGTTCGAGCTTTACCAATCGATGCTGGAGGACGCCATTCTGGCAGCCAAGGCCGGCGAACTTGGTCTTGAACCCAGGCGCGAAACGGTCAGCCCGCAGATTACGGTAGATGCTCCGATCATGGTTCCGGAAGAATACGTCCCCGACCTCGCTGTGCGCATGGCGCTGTATCGCCGCCTCAACGATGCCGAAAACCAGGGCGAGATCGAGGCTTTGGCAGCCGAAATGATCGACCGCTTCGGCCCCCTACCTTCGGCGACGGAAAATCTCATCCGCCTGATCCAGATCAAGCTGCAGGCGATCGAGGCGAATATCGCCAAGATCGATGTCGGCGCGGCAGGAACGCTTGTTACCTTCCATCAGGATGATTTCGCCGACGGACCCGGCCTGATCGCTTATGTCGACAGGCTCAAAGGCACCGCCAAGCTGCGTCCCGACATGAAGCTGGTCATCAGCCGTGCCTGGAATTCTCCCGAGAGCCGTCTCAACGGCCTGTTCCAGCTAACGAAGGGCTTGTCGTCGATCGCCCGCAAGGCGAAAAAGCGCGACGCTGCCTAG